The Cyclobacteriaceae bacterium genome includes a region encoding these proteins:
- the kdsB gene encoding 3-deoxy-manno-octulosonate cytidylyltransferase, whose protein sequence is MKILGVIPARFASSRFPGKPLADLLGKSMVHRVYLQCKKSKLLSEVVVATDHPKIYDHVIGFGGNVVMTSDQHPSGTDRCFEAMKLNPAQFDFVVNVQGDEPFVDPRQIDLLCGSLDSSTELATLIQKIITLEQLLSPNEAKVVLNNKKEAMYFSRSPIPFVQKLEHKDWLDHAQFYRHVGLYAYRHDILKQITQLSVSALEKAESLEQLRWIENGFRIKTVETDAEEGLCIDTPEDLEKAIALMKKRNVSLK, encoded by the coding sequence ATGAAAATACTTGGTGTAATTCCTGCCCGATTTGCTTCTTCTCGTTTTCCAGGAAAGCCGTTGGCCGATCTGTTGGGGAAATCAATGGTACATCGGGTTTATCTTCAGTGTAAAAAATCTAAGCTGTTGAGTGAGGTCGTTGTAGCAACGGATCATCCGAAAATCTATGACCATGTAATAGGGTTTGGAGGCAATGTCGTGATGACATCCGACCAGCATCCTTCCGGAACCGATCGTTGCTTTGAAGCAATGAAGCTCAACCCAGCTCAGTTTGATTTTGTTGTAAATGTTCAGGGTGACGAGCCATTTGTAGATCCAAGACAAATTGATTTGCTGTGCGGTTCATTGGACAGCTCAACGGAGTTAGCAACGCTTATTCAAAAGATCATAACTCTTGAGCAACTACTGTCTCCCAACGAGGCGAAAGTTGTTTTAAACAACAAGAAGGAGGCTATGTATTTCAGTAGGTCGCCTATTCCTTTTGTGCAAAAGTTAGAACACAAGGATTGGCTGGATCATGCCCAGTTCTATCGTCATGTTGGATTGTATGCTTACCGTCATGATATTCTTAAGCAGATAACACAATTATCGGTATCAGCTTTGGAAAAAGCCGAATCACTGGAGCAACTCCGATGGATTGAAAATGGCTTCCGGATTAAAACTGTAGAGACGGATGCAGAAGAAGGATTGTGCATTGATACACCTGAAGATCTCGAAAAGGCAATTGCGCTGATGAAAAAAAGAAACGTCTCTCTGAAATAG
- a CDS encoding alpha/beta hydrolase, translating to MSRKLVFITFPILLIIGVYFMGPEPDQPAYDPAMPPIPNDIAQLVPYVAMQEFEHKIKPDNEARIVWADSSMKQTEFSVVYLHGFSASQAEGDPIHKQFAKTFGCNLYLARMADHGIDTTEQLLYFTPDRWWKSSKEALAIGKMLGDKVIVMGTSTGATMGLILAAEYPQDVFALINMSPNIAINDPAAFISNNPWGLQLARMVKKGNYNVPGVKPGVDVALNNQYWNDKYRLEAVCQLEELLETKMTKSTFEKIKQPVLNLYYYKNEQEQDQTVKVSAILEMHSQLSTPESDKVAVPVPNAGAHVLGSYIVSGDLETVASEAKKFAIEKLKMKPVGQ from the coding sequence ATGTCCCGTAAACTAGTCTTTATCACTTTCCCCATCCTGTTGATCATTGGTGTGTATTTCATGGGACCTGAGCCTGATCAGCCAGCATATGATCCTGCTATGCCTCCCATTCCAAATGACATCGCGCAGCTGGTTCCGTATGTTGCCATGCAGGAGTTTGAGCATAAGATCAAGCCGGATAACGAGGCGAGAATTGTATGGGCAGATTCTTCCATGAAGCAGACTGAATTCAGCGTCGTGTACTTGCACGGTTTTTCTGCAAGTCAGGCAGAAGGAGACCCTATTCACAAACAGTTTGCAAAGACCTTTGGCTGCAACTTGTATCTGGCACGAATGGCTGATCATGGTATTGATACTACCGAACAGCTTTTATATTTCACTCCCGACCGCTGGTGGAAAAGCAGTAAGGAAGCTCTTGCAATCGGAAAGATGCTGGGGGATAAGGTAATTGTTATGGGAACATCAACAGGTGCAACGATGGGGTTGATCCTGGCAGCAGAGTATCCACAGGATGTTTTCGCATTGATCAATATGTCTCCCAATATTGCAATCAATGATCCGGCAGCTTTTATTTCAAATAATCCATGGGGCTTGCAATTGGCACGAATGGTGAAGAAGGGAAACTATAATGTACCCGGTGTCAAACCAGGTGTTGATGTCGCTTTGAATAATCAATATTGGAATGACAAGTACAGACTTGAAGCCGTTTGTCAGCTTGAGGAATTGCTTGAAACCAAAATGACGAAATCAACTTTTGAGAAGATCAAACAGCCTGTCTTAAACTTATACTATTACAAAAATGAACAGGAGCAGGATCAGACGGTGAAAGTCAGTGCCATTCTGGAAATGCATAGTCAATTGAGTACCCCTGAATCGGATAAGGTTGCTGTGCCGGTTCCAAATGCAGGAGCACATGTTTTGGGATCGTACATTGTTTCAGGCGACCTTGAAACCGTAGCCAGCGAGGCTAAGAAATTTGCAATAGAAAAATTGAAAATGAAACCTGTTGGACAATAG
- the ftsZ gene encoding cell division protein FtsZ: MFQTGATYKFDLPRHHKSIIKVIGVGGGGSNAVNHMYRLGIKDVEFIVCNTDLQALNTSPVPTKLQIGTSLTEGLGCGANPEVGRAAAMESKEQIREILTGTKMVFITAGMGGGTGTGAAPVIAKIAKEMDILTVGIVTMPFGFEGRKKIAQAQAGLDAMRTSCDTVLAILNDQLRQMFGNLSISQAFGEADGVLTTAAKGIAEIITLAGYVNVDFQDVRTVMLNAGAAVMGSSETSGENRALRAAEQALASPLLDNKDIMGAKRILLSIISGEEAELQMDELSQITEYIQDQSGQECEVIFGHGVDPDLGDRIRVTVIATGFAGEGKALVKKVAEKKVLDLEKSNSIAAEFADNSVNERYDEMELKIADEMIFTEPIKEESYFDFDEPVVNKEPEIPVTKKKDEKPAYKKSEEKPSKKEDTPLEERSYTLSLFDNEEVNASKFDDGDDEEDDISKFRGDDDEFEIGKEVSADQVINEDGMMDVRKTKQRLEQQAKERREKLKAAKKPEMSKDEFNEKWTSPAYLRRGVKMENVPHSSERFISKYNLNDDNNLLGNNKFLHDNVD, from the coding sequence ATGTTTCAAACCGGAGCAACCTACAAATTTGATTTGCCGAGGCACCACAAGTCGATCATCAAAGTGATCGGTGTTGGAGGTGGCGGCAGCAACGCGGTCAACCACATGTACCGGCTCGGCATCAAGGATGTTGAGTTTATCGTGTGTAATACCGACTTACAGGCACTGAATACCAGTCCTGTTCCAACAAAATTACAAATCGGAACCAGCCTCACAGAAGGTCTTGGATGCGGTGCGAACCCTGAAGTGGGTCGTGCTGCTGCGATGGAAAGCAAAGAGCAGATCCGTGAGATCCTCACAGGAACCAAAATGGTGTTCATCACCGCTGGTATGGGTGGAGGAACAGGCACAGGTGCTGCTCCGGTCATCGCTAAAATTGCGAAAGAGATGGATATCCTCACCGTTGGTATTGTTACCATGCCATTCGGTTTTGAAGGAAGAAAAAAAATAGCTCAGGCTCAGGCAGGTCTCGATGCAATGCGTACCAGCTGTGATACAGTCCTCGCCATCCTTAATGATCAATTGCGCCAGATGTTTGGAAATCTTTCCATCAGCCAGGCGTTTGGTGAAGCCGATGGTGTGTTGACAACAGCTGCCAAAGGCATTGCTGAAATCATCACCCTGGCAGGATATGTTAACGTTGACTTCCAGGATGTACGCACAGTCATGCTGAATGCAGGTGCCGCCGTTATGGGATCATCAGAAACAAGCGGTGAGAATCGCGCCCTTCGCGCAGCAGAGCAAGCCCTTGCTTCTCCTTTGCTGGATAACAAGGATATCATGGGGGCGAAGAGAATTTTGCTTTCCATCATTTCCGGCGAAGAAGCTGAATTGCAAATGGATGAACTGAGCCAGATCACTGAATATATTCAGGATCAATCAGGTCAGGAATGCGAAGTGATCTTTGGTCATGGAGTTGATCCTGACCTCGGAGATCGCATACGCGTAACGGTAATTGCTACCGGGTTTGCCGGTGAGGGAAAAGCGTTAGTGAAGAAAGTAGCAGAGAAGAAAGTTCTTGATCTTGAGAAGAGCAACTCTATTGCAGCCGAGTTCGCTGACAACTCTGTGAATGAGCGCTATGACGAGATGGAACTGAAGATCGCCGACGAAATGATCTTTACCGAACCCATCAAGGAAGAGTCATATTTCGATTTTGATGAGCCGGTTGTTAACAAGGAACCAGAAATTCCGGTAACGAAAAAGAAAGACGAAAAGCCAGCGTATAAAAAATCCGAAGAGAAGCCTTCCAAAAAGGAAGACACTCCACTGGAAGAACGCAGCTATACATTAAGCCTGTTCGACAATGAAGAGGTAAATGCAAGCAAATTCGATGATGGAGATGATGAGGAAGATGATATCAGCAAATTCCGTGGTGATGACGATGAGTTTGAAATCGGTAAAGAGGTTTCAGCAGATCAGGTTATCAATGAAGATGGTATGATGGATGTGCGCAAAACAAAGCAGCGTCTTGAACAACAAGCGAAAGAACGCCGCGAAAAGCTGAAGGCAGCAAAGAAGCCTGAGATGAGTAAAGATGAGTTCAATGAGAAATGGACATCACCTGCATATCTGAGAAGAGGCGTGAAGATGGAAAATGTACCTCACTCTTCTGAGCGCTTTATTTCAAAGTATAATCTGAACGACGACAATAATTTGTTGGGTAACAACAAGTTCTTGCATGACAACGTCGATTAA
- the ftsA gene encoding cell division protein FtsA — MENEKIVVGLDIGTTKICVIVGRKNEYGKLEVLGMGKAESEGVIKGIVTNIDKTVFAIEKAVKEASDMSGIDIGVVNVGIAGQHIRSTIHHGSITRTSNDDEISIEDVSRLTEDMYRIVIPPGSEIIHVMPQDYTVDYEEGIKDPVGMSGVKLEADFHIITAQTSAINNINKCVRRAGLEIEDLILEPLASSLAVLSDEEKEAGVCLIDIGGGTTDVAIFYDNIIRHTSVIPFGGNILTNDIQTGLSVMAKQAEQLKTKFGKAIAEEASPNEIVSIPGIRNRAAKEISVKNLSNIIQARMEEIVEMVHTEIISCGFENRLAGGIVITGGGSQLNSLKHLVEYMTGMDTRVGYPNEHLGKSKLEAVKSPMYATAVGLVLSGFRSLDERDERYREAKENKTVVKVKKEKVKPASDFFTSILNKTKGLLIDDLDGKNEY, encoded by the coding sequence ATGGAAAACGAAAAAATAGTAGTCGGATTAGACATTGGGACTACGAAAATTTGCGTGATCGTAGGCCGTAAGAATGAGTACGGAAAGCTCGAAGTTCTCGGCATGGGCAAAGCCGAATCAGAAGGTGTCATCAAAGGCATCGTGACTAACATTGATAAAACTGTTTTTGCCATTGAGAAGGCGGTGAAAGAAGCCAGTGACATGTCCGGTATTGATATCGGTGTTGTCAACGTTGGCATTGCTGGACAGCACATCCGCAGTACCATTCATCATGGCAGCATCACCCGTACTTCCAACGACGATGAGATCAGCATCGAAGACGTCAGTCGCCTGACAGAAGATATGTATCGCATTGTAATTCCTCCTGGCAGCGAGATCATACACGTTATGCCTCAGGATTATACTGTCGACTATGAAGAAGGAATAAAGGATCCGGTGGGTATGAGCGGTGTAAAGCTGGAGGCCGACTTCCATATTATCACTGCACAAACCAGTGCGATTAATAATATCAATAAATGTGTGCGCAGAGCTGGTCTTGAAATTGAAGACTTGATCCTGGAGCCTTTGGCATCTAGCCTCGCCGTGCTGAGTGATGAAGAAAAAGAAGCAGGTGTTTGCCTCATCGACATCGGTGGTGGAACTACAGATGTTGCTATTTTCTATGACAACATCATCCGTCATACATCTGTCATTCCTTTTGGAGGAAATATTCTTACCAATGATATCCAGACTGGTTTGTCAGTGATGGCAAAACAGGCGGAGCAGCTGAAGACAAAGTTCGGCAAGGCTATCGCGGAAGAAGCAAGTCCAAATGAAATCGTTTCAATTCCTGGAATCCGTAATCGTGCGGCGAAAGAAATTTCTGTAAAGAATCTTTCTAACATCATTCAGGCAAGAATGGAAGAGATCGTAGAGATGGTTCATACTGAGATCATCAGCTGCGGATTTGAAAATAGATTGGCTGGCGGAATTGTAATCACGGGTGGAGGTTCTCAGTTGAATAGCCTGAAACACCTGGTGGAGTACATGACCGGAATGGATACGCGTGTGGGTTATCCCAACGAGCATCTCGGCAAGAGCAAGCTGGAAGCTGTAAAGAGTCCAATGTATGCTACTGCTGTAGGACTTGTATTGTCTGGTTTCCGTTCGCTGGATGAACGTGATGAGCGTTACCGCGAAGCGAAAGAAAACAAGACAGTTGTCAAGGTGAAGAAAGAGAAAGTGAAGCCTGCTTCAGATTTCTTTACCAGCATCCTGAATAAGACAAAGGGATTATTGATTGATGACCTTGATGGAAAAAACGAATACTGA
- a CDS encoding cell division protein FtsQ, with the protein MKLNLNIRKEIRIAAALIALSFLIAFSERKQGGALCKDIVVEIENINDNHFLDEADILRLVEASGQTLKGTSISRIDLKAIEKKLKYDKHVKEAELYGDLKGNLIVNVELRRPIARIVQEDAPDAYISEEGIVMSISEKFTSRVVIISGRFVKQLLEKGDLMKFEEGKKLMEMLDFIREDKFWNAQIAQMDINSKEDITIYPQITGQLVEFGSPDNYEFKFKKLMVFYKEILPQKGWTKYERVNLKYEGQVIAE; encoded by the coding sequence ATGAAGCTTAACCTTAACATACGGAAAGAGATCAGGATCGCGGCAGCGCTTATTGCTTTGTCGTTTCTTATAGCTTTCAGCGAGCGTAAGCAAGGCGGAGCTTTGTGTAAGGACATTGTTGTGGAGATAGAAAATATCAACGACAACCATTTTCTTGATGAGGCAGATATTCTTCGCCTGGTGGAAGCCAGTGGACAGACTTTAAAAGGAACGAGCATAAGCAGAATTGATCTCAAGGCAATTGAGAAAAAACTGAAATATGACAAGCACGTAAAGGAGGCAGAACTTTATGGAGATCTCAAAGGAAATCTGATCGTCAATGTGGAATTAAGAAGGCCGATCGCCCGCATTGTTCAGGAAGATGCACCTGATGCATACATATCTGAAGAAGGTATTGTGATGAGTATTTCAGAGAAGTTTACTTCAAGGGTGGTAATTATCAGCGGCAGGTTCGTAAAGCAGCTCCTTGAAAAAGGCGACCTCATGAAATTTGAAGAAGGAAAGAAGCTGATGGAAATGCTTGATTTCATTCGTGAAGATAAATTCTGGAATGCGCAGATAGCACAGATGGACATTAACAGCAAGGAAGATATCACCATCTATCCACAGATAACAGGTCAGCTGGTTGAATTTGGATCACCTGATAACTATGAATTCAAATTCAAAAAGCTGATGGTATTCTATAAGGAGATTCTTCCTCAAAAGGGATGGACAAAATACGAAAGAGTGAATTTAAAGTATGAAGGACAGGTTATCGCAGAATAA
- a CDS encoding UDP-N-acetylmuramate--L-alanine ligase: MKFSDYDSIYFLGIGGIGMSALARWFRRKGLRVAGYDRTPTPLTHELMEEGMELHFEDKVEFIPGYLSKEKTLVIFTPAIPKDHVEHQYLKDQGFTILKRSEVLGLISKDYKTIAVAGTHGKTTTSSMVAHILKEAGKDMVAFLGGITANYDSNLIMHGEVNKNTIVVAEADEFDRSFLRLFPDVAVVTSADPDHLDIYGDHASMLISFGDFIKQINENGTLVIHQSIESLSKSNSKISKKTYSIDQGDFFASNLTTTGGFFTFDLHGKDMKIEKIQLGIPGFHNVENAIAASIAVKQVGVSDQVIKGALASFKGVKRRFEYVFRSKKCVFIDDYAHHPTEIEAFLKSLKALYPEKKITVIFQPHLYTRTRDFADGFAKSLSLADTLLMMDIYPARELPIPGVTSDMIFKDVTSGVKIRTSKKDLLAKLESLDCEVIATVGAGDIDTFVKPIREMLTKKYEA, translated from the coding sequence GTGAAGTTTAGCGACTACGATAGTATTTATTTTCTGGGAATCGGTGGGATTGGTATGAGCGCTTTGGCTCGCTGGTTCCGTCGCAAGGGACTTCGTGTTGCCGGTTATGATCGCACTCCTACACCATTAACTCATGAGTTGATGGAGGAAGGAATGGAACTTCATTTTGAAGACAAGGTAGAATTCATTCCAGGATATCTGTCTAAGGAAAAGACCCTTGTAATTTTTACTCCGGCAATTCCCAAAGATCATGTTGAGCATCAGTATCTCAAGGATCAGGGCTTTACTATTCTGAAAAGATCTGAAGTGCTGGGTTTGATATCCAAAGATTATAAAACGATCGCAGTGGCGGGTACACATGGTAAGACTACTACTTCTTCCATGGTGGCACACATCCTGAAAGAAGCCGGTAAGGACATGGTAGCGTTCCTGGGTGGAATTACTGCCAATTATGATTCTAACCTAATCATGCACGGTGAAGTAAATAAGAATACTATCGTCGTTGCGGAAGCGGATGAATTTGATCGTTCATTCCTGCGCTTGTTCCCTGATGTAGCAGTAGTGACCTCAGCAGATCCTGATCATCTTGATATCTATGGAGATCATGCAAGCATGCTTATCTCTTTCGGTGATTTTATCAAGCAGATCAATGAGAACGGTACACTGGTAATTCATCAATCCATTGAATCTTTATCGAAGTCGAATTCAAAAATTTCAAAGAAGACATATAGCATTGATCAGGGAGATTTTTTTGCCAGCAATCTCACCACCACAGGTGGCTTTTTTACTTTCGATCTTCATGGTAAAGACATGAAGATTGAAAAAATTCAGCTCGGTATCCCTGGTTTTCATAACGTAGAAAATGCAATCGCTGCAAGCATTGCTGTAAAGCAGGTCGGTGTAAGTGATCAGGTGATCAAGGGCGCCCTTGCATCTTTCAAAGGTGTGAAACGTCGCTTTGAGTATGTTTTCAGAAGCAAGAAGTGTGTATTCATAGATGACTATGCTCACCATCCAACAGAGATCGAAGCATTTCTGAAATCACTGAAAGCACTCTATCCTGAAAAGAAGATTACCGTGATCTTCCAGCCTCATTTATATACACGCACCAGGGATTTCGCTGATGGATTTGCAAAAAGCCTCAGCCTTGCAGACACACTATTGATGATGGACATCTATCCGGCGCGCGAGCTTCCTATCCCGGGAGTAACATCGGATATGATTTTTAAGGATGTTACCAGTGGAGTAAAGATTCGCACAAGCAAGAAAGATCTGCTGGCAAAGCTTGAGTCATTGGACTGTGAAGTAATTGCAACGGTAGGAGCTGGAGATATTGACACTTTCGTGAAACCTATTAGAGAGATGCTGACAAAGAAATATGAAGCTTAA
- the murG gene encoding undecaprenyldiphospho-muramoylpentapeptide beta-N-acetylglucosaminyltransferase has product MINKQPYRVIISGGGTGGHVYPAIAIANTFREHHPDAEILFVGAEGKMEMVRVPEAGYKIIGLWISGIKRSLSFSNLLFPFKLIFSYWKARSIVREFKPDVAIGTGGYASGPMMMAATHFKVPTVLQEQNSHAGLTNKKLADKAKRICVAYPGMEKYFPGSKVQMTGNPVRKDIINLESKRDQALNHFGFNSNARTLLILGGSGGARTINESILAGLDQLIASNVQVIWQTGKVYYETMKAQVGDKDLRSIRIYDFLKEMDLAYAAANVVVSRAGALSISELCLAKKPSVLVPSPNVADDHQTKNAMALVNENAAILITDIKAKAELVQSAIKLLHDQKSCEELSENIARLGKPQAAEEIVTEIEKLLV; this is encoded by the coding sequence GTGATCAATAAGCAACCATATCGGGTGATCATTAGTGGCGGCGGCACCGGAGGACATGTGTATCCTGCGATCGCCATTGCTAATACATTTCGTGAGCATCATCCCGATGCGGAAATTCTTTTTGTTGGTGCTGAAGGTAAAATGGAAATGGTACGTGTTCCGGAAGCCGGTTATAAGATCATCGGATTATGGATCAGCGGTATTAAAAGGAGTCTTTCATTTTCGAATCTTCTCTTTCCTTTCAAGCTCATCTTTAGCTACTGGAAAGCAAGAAGTATCGTGAGAGAATTCAAACCTGACGTTGCCATTGGAACTGGTGGTTATGCAAGTGGGCCTATGATGATGGCAGCAACACATTTCAAAGTACCCACGGTTCTTCAGGAGCAGAATTCCCATGCAGGACTTACCAATAAGAAACTTGCAGACAAGGCGAAAAGAATTTGCGTAGCTTATCCAGGCATGGAGAAATACTTTCCAGGATCCAAGGTTCAGATGACCGGTAATCCTGTGAGAAAAGATATTATCAATCTTGAGAGCAAGAGAGATCAGGCATTGAATCATTTTGGATTTAATTCCAATGCAAGAACACTTCTCATACTCGGTGGAAGCGGCGGAGCCAGAACTATAAATGAGAGCATTCTTGCAGGCCTTGATCAATTGATCGCTTCCAATGTTCAGGTGATCTGGCAAACTGGCAAAGTTTATTACGAGACGATGAAGGCTCAGGTAGGGGATAAGGATTTAAGAAGTATAAGGATCTATGATTTCTTAAAAGAGATGGATCTCGCTTATGCTGCTGCGAATGTAGTAGTGTCCAGAGCTGGTGCTTTGTCTATATCAGAATTGTGTCTTGCGAAGAAGCCATCGGTATTGGTGCCGTCTCCTAATGTGGCAGATGATCATCAGACAAAAAATGCAATGGCACTTGTGAATGAAAATGCAGCCATCCTCATCACAGATATCAAGGCAAAGGCAGAGTTAGTGCAGAGTGCCATCAAACTTTTACATGATCAGAAATCCTGTGAGGAGTTAAGTGAAAATATTGCGCGACTGGGTAAACCTCAGGCCGCTGAAGAAATAGTTACGGAAATCGAAAAATTGTTAGTGTGA
- a CDS encoding FtsW/RodA/SpoVE family cell cycle protein, producing MKKIKEWSDKNLQGDPVIWAAVLALSMVSILVVYSSIGTLAYKRSASPEMLLIKHTFTVFLGLAAIWIAHKIDYRYYSKISRLALWISVPLLLYTFKFGTVINDSPRWITLPLVGSFQPSDFASLALIINLASMLSKKQQNIDDIKEALIPMLIWCGVICGLIALTNVSTAVLLFATCMLVMFIGRVSVKYLAMLVLVGILAGSAALMLGVRAQTAKNRIINFVEGKELPFQAKHGRIAVATGGVFGKGPGNSDQRNILPHPYSDFVYAIVIEEYGMVGGVVVLCLYLILLHRGMKAAYNSERAFGGLLSAGLSFDLVCQAMVNMGVVVGLGPITGQPLPLVSMGGTAMVFTGLSVGIILSVSRGEQEENWGQDAVSVEGKEGKDSKVAKAA from the coding sequence ATGAAGAAAATTAAAGAGTGGTCTGACAAAAATCTGCAAGGTGATCCGGTGATATGGGCTGCCGTGCTGGCATTGTCGATGGTAAGTATTCTGGTAGTGTATAGCTCTATTGGAACACTTGCATATAAGCGATCTGCAAGTCCTGAAATGTTGCTGATCAAGCATACGTTCACCGTGTTTCTAGGTCTTGCAGCCATCTGGATAGCCCATAAGATTGATTATAGATATTATTCGAAAATCTCACGCCTTGCACTTTGGATAAGCGTTCCATTGCTGCTTTACACATTCAAGTTTGGAACCGTGATCAACGACTCACCACGATGGATCACCCTTCCTCTTGTTGGATCGTTTCAGCCGTCAGATTTTGCAAGTCTTGCCCTCATCATCAATCTTGCCAGCATGCTTTCAAAAAAGCAGCAGAACATCGATGATATCAAGGAAGCACTGATACCTATGTTGATATGGTGTGGTGTGATTTGCGGACTGATTGCTTTAACAAACGTTTCAACCGCTGTCCTTCTTTTTGCAACCTGTATGCTGGTCATGTTCATCGGCCGGGTCTCTGTCAAGTATCTGGCGATGCTTGTACTGGTCGGAATATTAGCTGGATCCGCGGCCTTAATGCTCGGGGTCCGTGCTCAAACTGCCAAGAACAGAATTATAAATTTTGTAGAAGGTAAAGAACTTCCTTTCCAGGCAAAGCATGGACGTATCGCAGTAGCGACGGGTGGTGTGTTTGGTAAAGGTCCAGGTAACAGTGATCAAAGAAATATCCTTCCTCATCCATATTCAGATTTTGTTTACGCCATCGTAATTGAAGAATACGGTATGGTTGGAGGTGTAGTCGTATTATGTCTCTACCTCATACTTCTTCATCGTGGAATGAAAGCCGCATATAACTCGGAGCGCGCTTTCGGCGGATTACTTTCGGCGGGACTCAGCTTCGATCTGGTGTGTCAGGCCATGGTAAACATGGGTGTTGTAGTAGGACTCGGGCCGATTACTGGTCAGCCGTTGCCATTGGTCAGTATGGGAGGAACAGCAATGGTTTTCACAGGACTTTCTGTTGGAATTATTTTAAGTGTAAGTCGTGGTGAACAGGAAGAGAACTGGGGACAAGATGCTGTAAGTGTTGAAGGTAAAGAAGGCAAAGACAGTAAAGTAGCAAAAGCAGCGTGA
- the murD gene encoding UDP-N-acetylmuramoyl-L-alanine--D-glutamate ligase, with the protein MAERVVILGGGESGTGAALLAKAKGFDVFVSDQGQLKDKYRNELVQAGIEFEEGKHSEEKILNANLVIKSPGIPEKTEIVKKVKSKKIAIIDELEFAFRYLKGKVIAITGTNGKTTTTLMIYHLLKNADKKVALAGNVGESLARKIATEEFDWYVVEVSSYQLDGIQTFRPHIGILLNITPDHLDRYDKKMINYVNSKFRLVKNMTSKDYFVYFVDDTVAGVEAKQRSTEAYRVEISLDHEAITSAHYDGKKMIFQFGKKSFKIAQADTTLKGTHNLVNTMAAVCAAHLAKVPDTKIREGLKTFKNAPHRLETVATINGVEFVNDSKATNVDSVIYALGSYQQPLVWIAGGIDKGNDYNIIKAEVEKKVKTLICLGKDNEKLKKFFGKVVPKILETQSVSELVHLALQSAEKGDVVLLSPACASFDLFNNYEDRGDQFRAEVLKLKAEVEKVKA; encoded by the coding sequence ATGGCAGAAAGAGTAGTCATACTGGGAGGAGGCGAAAGTGGCACGGGTGCAGCGTTGTTGGCGAAAGCCAAGGGCTTCGACGTGTTCGTCTCTGATCAGGGCCAGTTAAAAGATAAATACCGGAACGAACTCGTTCAGGCAGGAATTGAATTTGAAGAAGGAAAGCACAGTGAAGAGAAAATTCTGAATGCCAATCTGGTAATTAAAAGCCCTGGCATTCCTGAAAAAACTGAAATTGTTAAGAAAGTGAAATCAAAGAAGATAGCCATCATCGATGAGCTTGAATTTGCATTTCGCTATCTCAAGGGAAAAGTGATAGCGATCACTGGAACCAATGGCAAGACCACTACGACGCTGATGATCTATCATCTCCTGAAGAATGCAGATAAGAAAGTTGCATTGGCTGGAAATGTAGGAGAGAGCCTTGCTCGCAAAATAGCGACAGAAGAGTTTGACTGGTATGTAGTAGAAGTAAGCAGCTACCAGCTTGACGGCATTCAAACATTCAGACCACACATTGGTATTCTTCTAAATATCACGCCGGATCACCTCGATCGCTACGACAAGAAGATGATCAATTATGTCAACAGCAAGTTCAGACTTGTCAAGAATATGACATCAAAAGATTACTTCGTGTATTTCGTTGATGATACGGTTGCCGGAGTAGAAGCGAAACAACGCTCCACCGAAGCATACAGGGTTGAAATATCACTGGATCACGAGGCAATTACTTCTGCTCATTACGACGGTAAGAAAATGATCTTTCAGTTTGGGAAGAAATCATTCAAGATTGCTCAGGCAGATACCACTTTGAAAGGAACTCATAACCTTGTCAACACGATGGCAGCAGTTTGTGCAGCCCACCTGGCAAAGGTTCCTGATACCAAGATCCGTGAAGGATTGAAGACATTCAAGAACGCACCTCACAGACTTGAAACTGTTGCAACCATCAACGGAGTAGAATTTGTCAATGATTCAAAGGCTACCAACGTCGATTCAGTGATCTACGCTTTAGGAAGCTATCAGCAGCCTCTGGTTTGGATCGCTGGTGGAATCGACAAGGGTAATGATTACAATATCATCAAGGCAGAAGTTGAAAAGAAAGTAAAGACCCTTATCTGTCTTGGTAAGGATAACGAGAAATTGAAAAAATTCTTTGGTAAGGTGGTTCCAAAAATACTGGAAACACAGAGCGTAAGTGAATTGGTACACCTAGCATTGCAATCAGCAGAAAAAGGTGATGTGGTGTTGCTCTCTCCGGCGTGCGCGAGCTTCGATTTGTTTAACAACTACGAAGATCGCGGCGATCAGTTCAGAGCTGAAGTATTGAAGTTGAAGGCGGAAGTTGAAAAAGTAAAAGCATAG